A stretch of the Orcinus orca chromosome 1, mOrcOrc1.1, whole genome shotgun sequence genome encodes the following:
- the C1H1orf53 gene encoding uncharacterized protein C1orf53 homolog: protein MAAWRVPASVGAALGRQPSAAPPPEPPRVGEGFRQRLSFTLCSASQGDCGGSGPDSQGGPEGAARRPASKELTAAERRISELHAAACAAGQLNYVDPATGYMVLTRLAHLQRGRCCGSTCRHCPYGHVNVKDPSKKKRFNSHFYV from the exons ATGGCGGCCTGGCGGGTCCCGGCGTCCGTGGGCGCTGCGCTCGGGAGGCAGCCGTCCGCCGCCCCGCCGCCAGAACCGCCCCGGGTCGGAGAAGGGTTCCGACAGCGCCTCAGCTTCACCCTCTGCTCCGCTTCGCAGGGAGACTGCGGCGGCTCTGGGCCCGACTCGCAGGGCGGGCCGGAGGGAGCAGCGAGGCGTCCGGCGAGCAAAGAGTTAACAGCGGCAGAGCGGAGGATCTCGGAGCTTCACGCCGCCGCCTGCGCG GCTGGCCAGCTGAACTACGTGGATCCAGCTACCGGCTACATGGTGCTCACCCGGCTGGCCCACTTGCAGAGGGGCAGATGCTGCGGCTCTACCTGCAGACAC TGTCCATATGGTCACGTCAATGTCAAAGATCCATCCAAAAAGAAGCGATTCAATTCACACTTTTATGTTTGA
- the LHX9 gene encoding LIM/homeobox protein Lhx9 isoform X1, whose translation MEIVGCRAEDNSCPFRPPAMLFHGISGGHIQGIMEEMERRSKTEARLAKGAQLNGRDAGMPPLSPEKPALCAGCGGKIADRYYLLAVDKQWHLRCLKCCECKLALESELTCFAKDGSIYCKEDYYRRFSVQRCARCHLGISASEMVMRARDSVYHLSCFTCSTCNKTLTTGDHFGMKDSLVYCRAHFETLLQGEYPPQLSYTELAAKSGGLALPYFNGAGTVQKGRPRKRKSPALGVDIVSYNSGCNENEADHLDRDQQPYPPSQKTKRMRTSFKHHQLRTMKSYFAINHNPDAKDLKQLAQKTGLTKRVLQVWFQNARAKFRRNLLRQENGGVDKADGTSLPAPPSADSGALSPPGTATTLTDLTNPTITVVTAVTSNMDSRESGSPSQTTLTNLF comes from the exons ATGGAAATAGTGGGGTGCCGAGCAGAAGACAACTCGTGTCCTTTCCGCCCCCCAGCCATGCTCTTCCACGGGATCTCCGGAGGCCACATCCAAGGCATCATGGAGGAGATGGAGCGCAGATCCAAGACCGAGGCCCGCCTGGCCAAAGGCGCCCAGCTCAACGGCCGCGACGCG GGGATGCCTCCGTTGAGCCCTGAGAAGCccgccctgtgcgccggctgcgggGGCAAGATAGCCGACAGGTACTACCTGCTGGCCGTGGACAAGCAGTGGCACCTGAGGTGCCTGAAATGCTGTGAATGTAAGCTGGCCCTCGAGTCCGAGCTCACCTGCTTCGCCAAGGACGGTAGCATTTACTGCAAGGAGGACTACTACAG AAGGTTCTCTGTGCAGAGATGTGCCCGCTGCCACCTTGGCATCTCCGCCTCCGAGATGGTCATGCGCGCCCGAGACTCCGTCTACCACCTGAGCTGTTTCACCTGCTCCACCTGCAACAAAACCCTGACCACGGGCGATCATTTTGGCATGAAGGACAGCCTGGTGTACTGTCGTGCCCACTTCGAGACCCTCTTGCAAGGGGAGTATCCACCTCAGCTGAGCTACACCGAGCTGGCAGCCAAGAGCGGCGGCTTGGCCCTGCCTTACTTCAACGGCGCTGGCACCGTGCAGAAGGGGCGGCCCCGGAAGCGGAAGAGCCCCGCGCTGGGGGTGGACATCGTCAGTTACAACTCAG GTTGTAACGAGAATGAGGCCGACCATCTGGACCGAGATCAGCAGCCTTACCCGCCCTCGCAGAAGACCAAGCGCATGCGCACCTCCTTCAAGCATCACCAGCTCCGGACCATGAAATCCTACTTTGCCATCAACCACAACCCGGACGCCAAGGACCTCAAGCAGCTTGCTCAGAAAACAGGCCTGACCAAAAGAGTTTTGCAG gtttggttccaaaACGCACGAGCCAAATTCAGAAGGAACCTTTTGCGGCAGGAGAATGGGGGTGTTGATAAAGCTGATGGCACGTCGCTTCCGGCCCCGCCCTCAGCAGACAGCGGCGCGCTCAGTCCACCCGGCACTGCGACCACTTTAACAGACCTGACCAATCCCACTATCACTGTAGTGACAGCCGTGACCTCTAACATGGACAGCCGCGAATCCGGAAGCCCCTCGCAAACTACCTTAACGAACCTTTTCTAa
- the LHX9 gene encoding LIM/homeobox protein Lhx9 isoform X2 translates to MLNGTTLEAAMLFHGISGGHIQGIMEEMERRSKTEARLAKGAQLNGRDAGMPPLSPEKPALCAGCGGKIADRYYLLAVDKQWHLRCLKCCECKLALESELTCFAKDGSIYCKEDYYRRFSVQRCARCHLGISASEMVMRARDSVYHLSCFTCSTCNKTLTTGDHFGMKDSLVYCRAHFETLLQGEYPPQLSYTELAAKSGGLALPYFNGAGTVQKGRPRKRKSPALGVDIVSYNSGCNENEADHLDRDQQPYPPSQKTKRMRTSFKHHQLRTMKSYFAINHNPDAKDLKQLAQKTGLTKRVLQVWFQNARAKFRRNLLRQENGGVDKADGTSLPAPPSADSGALSPPGTATTLTDLTNPTITVVTAVTSNMDSRESGSPSQTTLTNLF, encoded by the exons ATGCTGAACGGCACCACTCTAGAGGCAG CCATGCTCTTCCACGGGATCTCCGGAGGCCACATCCAAGGCATCATGGAGGAGATGGAGCGCAGATCCAAGACCGAGGCCCGCCTGGCCAAAGGCGCCCAGCTCAACGGCCGCGACGCG GGGATGCCTCCGTTGAGCCCTGAGAAGCccgccctgtgcgccggctgcgggGGCAAGATAGCCGACAGGTACTACCTGCTGGCCGTGGACAAGCAGTGGCACCTGAGGTGCCTGAAATGCTGTGAATGTAAGCTGGCCCTCGAGTCCGAGCTCACCTGCTTCGCCAAGGACGGTAGCATTTACTGCAAGGAGGACTACTACAG AAGGTTCTCTGTGCAGAGATGTGCCCGCTGCCACCTTGGCATCTCCGCCTCCGAGATGGTCATGCGCGCCCGAGACTCCGTCTACCACCTGAGCTGTTTCACCTGCTCCACCTGCAACAAAACCCTGACCACGGGCGATCATTTTGGCATGAAGGACAGCCTGGTGTACTGTCGTGCCCACTTCGAGACCCTCTTGCAAGGGGAGTATCCACCTCAGCTGAGCTACACCGAGCTGGCAGCCAAGAGCGGCGGCTTGGCCCTGCCTTACTTCAACGGCGCTGGCACCGTGCAGAAGGGGCGGCCCCGGAAGCGGAAGAGCCCCGCGCTGGGGGTGGACATCGTCAGTTACAACTCAG GTTGTAACGAGAATGAGGCCGACCATCTGGACCGAGATCAGCAGCCTTACCCGCCCTCGCAGAAGACCAAGCGCATGCGCACCTCCTTCAAGCATCACCAGCTCCGGACCATGAAATCCTACTTTGCCATCAACCACAACCCGGACGCCAAGGACCTCAAGCAGCTTGCTCAGAAAACAGGCCTGACCAAAAGAGTTTTGCAG gtttggttccaaaACGCACGAGCCAAATTCAGAAGGAACCTTTTGCGGCAGGAGAATGGGGGTGTTGATAAAGCTGATGGCACGTCGCTTCCGGCCCCGCCCTCAGCAGACAGCGGCGCGCTCAGTCCACCCGGCACTGCGACCACTTTAACAGACCTGACCAATCCCACTATCACTGTAGTGACAGCCGTGACCTCTAACATGGACAGCCGCGAATCCGGAAGCCCCTCGCAAACTACCTTAACGAACCTTTTCTAa
- the LHX9 gene encoding LIM/homeobox protein Lhx9 isoform X3, translating to MEIVGCRAEDNSCPFRPPAMLFHGISGGHIQGIMEEMERRSKTEARLAKGAQLNGRDAGMPPLSPEKPALCAGCGGKIADRYYLLAVDKQWHLRCLKCCECKLALESELTCFAKDGSIYCKEDYYRRFSVQRCARCHLGISASEMVMRARDSVYHLSCFTCSTCNKTLTTGDHFGMKDSLVYCRAHFETLLQGEYPPQLSYTELAAKSGGLALPYFNGAGTVQKGRPRKRKSPALGVDIVSYNSGCNENEADHLDRDQQPYPPSQKTKRMRTSFKHHQLRTMKSYFAINHNPDAKDLKQLAQKTGLTKRVLQGEQILGHYSQTSRRLKIP from the exons ATGGAAATAGTGGGGTGCCGAGCAGAAGACAACTCGTGTCCTTTCCGCCCCCCAGCCATGCTCTTCCACGGGATCTCCGGAGGCCACATCCAAGGCATCATGGAGGAGATGGAGCGCAGATCCAAGACCGAGGCCCGCCTGGCCAAAGGCGCCCAGCTCAACGGCCGCGACGCG GGGATGCCTCCGTTGAGCCCTGAGAAGCccgccctgtgcgccggctgcgggGGCAAGATAGCCGACAGGTACTACCTGCTGGCCGTGGACAAGCAGTGGCACCTGAGGTGCCTGAAATGCTGTGAATGTAAGCTGGCCCTCGAGTCCGAGCTCACCTGCTTCGCCAAGGACGGTAGCATTTACTGCAAGGAGGACTACTACAG AAGGTTCTCTGTGCAGAGATGTGCCCGCTGCCACCTTGGCATCTCCGCCTCCGAGATGGTCATGCGCGCCCGAGACTCCGTCTACCACCTGAGCTGTTTCACCTGCTCCACCTGCAACAAAACCCTGACCACGGGCGATCATTTTGGCATGAAGGACAGCCTGGTGTACTGTCGTGCCCACTTCGAGACCCTCTTGCAAGGGGAGTATCCACCTCAGCTGAGCTACACCGAGCTGGCAGCCAAGAGCGGCGGCTTGGCCCTGCCTTACTTCAACGGCGCTGGCACCGTGCAGAAGGGGCGGCCCCGGAAGCGGAAGAGCCCCGCGCTGGGGGTGGACATCGTCAGTTACAACTCAG GTTGTAACGAGAATGAGGCCGACCATCTGGACCGAGATCAGCAGCCTTACCCGCCCTCGCAGAAGACCAAGCGCATGCGCACCTCCTTCAAGCATCACCAGCTCCGGACCATGAAATCCTACTTTGCCATCAACCACAACCCGGACGCCAAGGACCTCAAGCAGCTTGCTCAGAAAACAGGCCTGACCAAAAGAGTTTTGCAG